Genomic segment of Candidatus Protochlamydia amoebophila UWE25:
ATCTAAAGTAAAAGGTAAAGCCGCAGTTGACGTAGTAGGAGCTCGTTTAGGAAAATCTGGCGGATCTATTATTCAAATGGGATTACTTGCATTTGGAACGTTAGCAACTATTACACCTTATATTGGCGCGATTTTGATGGTTATTATTGCTGCCTGGATTGTGGCTGCCCGTTCATTAAGCAAACAATTTACTCAATTGACTGCTGAGCAGAATATTGAGAAAAATATTGATAAAACATCGGAAATAGCTACTAGCTAAATTTGATGTCTTAAAAATATGCTTGTTCATACCCTCCTTTATAAAAAAGGAGGGTTTTTTATTTTCTATTTTAAATTCAGAGAATGTAAGAAATTTTTAATAGGCCAGAACAGTTTATTATTTCTTGATCGTTAATTCATTTTCGAAATTCTCTATTTTGAATTGAGCAAAGATCATGGATTAAATCTCTCAGTGTTCCATTCGCCATTTTATAGGTAAAATCCGTGTTTAATGAAATTGGTTTTATGTAGACAGAATGCATAATGATTTGTTATGCTTTTCCTTTGTCTTAGAGAGCCTTCACTTTGTAAAGGCGCTTTTTGATGTCCCACATTCATTCACAGTTAATTTCATTTTGAGTTAGAGTTGAAAACCTCATTTAGGCGAGGCTTTCATAGATTTCAAAAGGAAATTCACAATCATAGAAGGAATCATGAAAATATGGAAAAACAGAAGCGTTGGCAATTCTATTTGATTGTTGCCGTCTTGGCAATTACGCTTTATAACATTCTCCCCACCTTATTTTTTTACTCGAAACCTCTGAAATCTTCGATTGATGCTCCGCGTGCACAGCACGTTGCATCCGGGATTGTGGAAAGAGTGAATCAAACAGAAGTGGATTCAAAAGAATGGTTATATTCTTTTTGTCGTTTATTAGGAATTAAACCAATCTCTATTGATTTAGTTACAACAAATAATGGATTATTTCAAATTTCATTTAAAAATGAACAAGATGCTGAGTTATTTAAGCGATTTTTACCAAGAGCTGGAGCGTTAATTCCATTTGTACCTAATCAGCTTGAGCTAAGTTCTATCACAGCTAATGTCGATCCTACTCAAGTGTTGGTTCGACGTAACGTTGCTGTTCGATTAGATGCGAGCGACATGGATAAGTTATTTCAATTTACTCCAAAGTATAGTCATGATCACCAAATCGCAGATCTTTACCGTGAAGTTATTGATGATCGAGTGACTCAAGTCGCTCTAGCAATTGCAGGACCTAGTAAAACCGCTTTGCAAATGTTTGCAACAACTAGTGAAGTAGGTAATGATCCTAGTTATGACGAAATAATTATCACATTAGCAAAAGAAATTGTTGATGTAGATAATATTTTAGGAAAAAATAATCCGATTACAAAACGTTACTACGAAACATTTTCTCAACTATCCTCTAAAGAACGTGAAGGATTAAATACTAAATTTATTGCTAAGATGGAAACACTTAGTAAAAAAATTAAAGAAAAGCAAGCTAGTTTATATGGAGATTTTTCAGCTGAAGCTGCACAAAATCTAGCAGTTTCAAATAATCAAATTCAAGCGCTGGATTCAGCTGTTACGATTATGCGTGAAAACGAAGAATTTCGAAAAGGGAAAGAGCCTTTAACAAATGAAAATATTCAGCAGTTGTTAAAACAAAACTCCAACCATGAAATGCAAATTGTCGATTTAACGGGTTATCATCCTTTTATCAAAGGATTAACAATTAACTGGGAAAGTGGTTTATTGTTAGTCAATTTGTATGACGATGTACAATCTTTGCATTTTTCAGAAGGAAAAACTGAAAAAGATGCATTTGTCAAAGACAGAATTAACCAATATTTAATCAATGATATTGCACGTATTGCCCGTTTATCAGATGAAACATTTAAACCTAATGAAGAAAGTTTTGTTATAAATTTTGATAATCTAACAAATAGTCAAAGTTATTTGACTCTCAATTTAGGCTATTTAGCAGATAAAATAGCTCAGCAAGTCACAGATCAAATTATTCTTTCTTGGTCTCCAGCCCATGCAGATTTGATTAAAGATGTTTATCCGATTCGTTCTTATAATGATTATCAAACAGAGAAATCAGAAGATCAAAAGCTAGGTCTTGTGGTTTATGCTCCTGCTATGTATTTAGCTGCAGCGCCTACAGGCTTCCGAACTGGATCAATCTATGTAATCGCAAAAGGAATGGATGCTCTTGTTCAGAAGTATCAGGAAGCTCCAGAAGCGGAAGAAAATCAAGTTTTAGCTACAGATTTTAACCAACTCAATACCCTTTTACAGCAAATGGGTTTTATTGGTTATCCTGGCTCAGCCTTTAATTTACCAAAAGAATTTAATAAAGATTATATTTTTGAATTGAATGATTATTATAGCACTCTTTTAAAAGCTTCTCGCGAAGATTTTCAAGCCAAGGGAAGTAAACGTTTTGCTGTCTTAGACTTTTCTGATGTAGAGCAACGTTTGTTAACTATCAACAAAATTGATGATCGTATACAAGAAGACCTTCTGAAATGGAAAGAATCTTATAATGCTGCTCAAGTTGATTTGAACTTAACAAGCAAATACACAGTTCCAGCACCAACTAAAAATGTTTATTGGGAAAATTTGAAACTGAGCGTAGTAAAATTCTTTAGAGGAGATGATCGAAAAGTTCTTAAATGGGGTCTTGACTTATCTGGTGGGAAAACAGTCCGCATTGGTCTTTTAGATCAAAATGGTCGAACTGTGACAAATCCAGAAGATCTCAAACAAGCCGTCAATGAACTTTACACACGTATCAATAAAATGGGTGTAGCAGAAAGAACGATTCGAATTGAAAATTCTAATATATTATTAGATTTTCCAGGTTCTCAAAACTTGTCCGCTTCTGAATTAGTAAAAGCTTCTGCAATGTATTTTCATATTGTCAACGAAAAATTTGGGCCTTTAAATACAGCCCTTGCTGGAGCTGTCAATCAGTTTTTACAAGATATTTGGAACGAAGCCGTTGTAACAAATCGTAGAGATATAGAAAGCATCAACGAAATTGCTTGGCAGCATTTAGGTGGAGATGAGGAATCTACTATCACTATGCGTCCAAGAACGGATCATGCAAAAATTCTTTATGAAAATGGATTGCGTTTAGCTAATCCCAAAAATCGCGTGGTTACTCAAGCCTTTGATGAGTCGCTTTCAACCCTGGCCATGTTTAGAGGTGGAGATTCTGCGGAGTGGGATAATCAAACACATCCTTTACTAGTGGTTTTTCATAATTTTGCTTTGGAAGGATCTAACTTAGAAAACATCCAACCGGGTTATGATGCAACACAAGGAAATATTTTAACATTTGGAATTAAACGCTCTTTCGATTCAGGTGAGCATGCAAGTGGCAGCCCTCGAGACAATTTTTTTAATTGGACTTCACAATTTGCAGAAGATAAAATTGCAGGAACACCTAAAGAGGTTTATTCTAACGGGCGTGGTTGGAGAATGGCTGTTATTCTTAATGGTAGCATTATTACAGCTCCTTCATTAAATGCAGCACTTCGTGATGGAGGAACGATTAGCGGTCGTTTTTCTCAGCGAGAAGTGACCCAACTTGCAGCAGATTTAAAAGCTGGTTCTTTAAGTTTTACGCCACGTATTTTGTCGGAAGAAAATGTAAGCCCAGAACTTGGTCGTGAAGAAAGAGCCAAAGGGATTGTCGCTTCTTTAGTCGCTTTAGCTTTAGTTGTGATAGCTATGATCGGCTACTATCATTTTGCAGGTTTTATTGCTTCTTGTGCAGTTTTGCTTAATATTTTTATTATGTGGGGTGTATTGCAAAATTTAGGAGCAGCCTTGACGTTACCTGGAATTGCAGGAATTGTTTTAACAATTGGAATGGCTGTTGATGCAAATGTTCTTGTCTTTGAAAGAATCCGAGAGGAGTTTAAAGTGACTGGTCGGATTGCTTCCGCAATTCAAGCAGGTTACCGCAAAGCTTTTAGTGCTATCATTGACTCAAATATTACGACAATTATTGCAGCTATTATCTTAATTCAGTTCGATTCTGGACCAATTAAGGGCTTTGCTGTGACATTGATCATTGGTATTATTTCTTCTATGTTTACAGCCTTGTTTATGACTCGCTACTTCTTTGCTGGGTGGGTTAAAAAGCCTGAGCATAAGCAATTATCAATGGCCCAGTTCTTGAAAGAAACACATTTTGACTTCTTAAAGCAAGCTAAGAAGGCTATCGTGATTTCGCTAATCGTGATGGGAATAGGCACTTATTTTCTTGTTTCTGAACGTAAAACTATTTTTGGAATGGATTTTACTGGAGGTTACTCTCTAACACTAGATGTTGCGGAGAAGGCAGAAAAACCTAATTATCGTTTAGAAGCTATCAATGCTTTCTTAGATAAGGGGGCTTCACGCAGGGATTTCGAAGTACGTGAATTAAGCAGACCTAATCAATTGCGCATTCAACTAGGAACGAGTATGGATGAAAAAGGGCATCCTTTTTATCAGATGCCTGAAATCAATCCAGATAGTAAATATGCTTTTGATTATCAAAAAGATCCTCGTTTGAGCTGGGTTGTTGAAACGCTTCAATCTCATGGATTAGATGTTCAACAGTCTCAGTTAACGACTCTTCAGAAAAATTGGACTATCATGAGTGGACAATTTTCTGATACGATGCGAAATAATGCTATTATTGCACTTGGCGCAGCATTAATAGCGATCTTAATTTATATTACTTTCCGATTTGAGTTTAAGTTCGCAATTGGAGCAGTAATTGGGCTCGTTCACGATGTGATTATTACACTTGGCATTTTAGCACTTTTCCATGCGATAGGATTTCCTGTGCAAATTGATTTACAGGTCGTGGGAGCAATTATGACAATTATCGGCTATTCATTAAATGATACGATTATTGTATTCGATCGAATTCGTGAAGATATGAAGACTCTTCGTCGCTTGTCATTCAGAGAAATCATTAATCATGCTTTGAATGTTACATTAAGTCGTACGATCATGACATCTGGAACAACTTTGCTTGTGCTTTTAGCACTTGTTTTATTAGGAGGGCAATCTATTTTTGCCTTTTCACTAGTGATGACAGTAGGTGTTTTGGTAGGAACTTTATCTTCGCTATTCATTGCTTCCCCGGTTATGCTGTACTTCCATAATAAAGAAGTAGAGCATCAACATACGGAGTCTTCTGTCAAACGTGCTTAAAGTACTAAAAAACAAAGAGGTTATTAAAGCCTCTTTGTTTTTCTTTTTAAATTCCTTTGTAAATTCCTCCGATTTTAAAACATCCTTCTTTAATCTTCTCCTGTTGCTGGCGAGGCTGCTTCGTATTCTTCAATAACTTCCATGAAAGTTCTTTTTGTTGTTGTTTTAATAAGAAGAAGTGAGCATTTAGTAGCCGTGAAAAAAGGTGTTTGAAACAAGAAGTGATTCATCAAATATTCTAACAATCTATCGGCATGAACTTTATAATAATGACCTAAAAAAACTTTTAAATTTGGATGGCGTTCTGGGAGAAGATTTAACTCTTTAAGAAGCTTATTTATTTGATTTTTCAGCTCAATTAACTCTAAAATTGGGTTAGCTCCCACCCAAATCGTTCCCTGCTGAGACTTAAAATGATCATGTCCTATTTCTTTCAATTGCAAGGAAAAGGAATTAAAAAAAAGAGAATTTAAGCATTTTTGAATTTCTTCTAATTTTTCTAAAGAAAGCTGTCCAAAAGAGCGAAGCTGCAAATAAAATTCATTGGAATCCAACCAATTTACATTAGGGATGCCATAACAGATTTGAGCTAATTGCCTTTGAATAGAAGAGGGGATATTAATAGCTAATATATAAGAGTTCATATCAAAACGATTTAAAAATTATTAAATTAAATTTGCTTTTATTTATTCGAAACCTATGACTTTATTTAATTTTTTTCGCTTCTGTCTTTGAAAACCCTAGATTTAATAGGATATACGGAAAGATATCAAAAGTATTTATTAATAATCAAAATGATTTCCAAGTAAATAAATTATTAAAGATAAAAAAATTAATTTTATTGATAATAAACATTTGATTGATTTTTTGCGGATGAGATTTTAAAATCAGCCCTATCAAAAATAAGGGCTGATAAAAGAGAAAAAATGAGAGTTTTTTTAGATCGATGCAGGCGCTGCATTAGAGGGAATAGTAGCTAGATTGGCTTGTGCAGCCATCGCTTCAACATACATATTCCATAGTTCTGGTTCGATTCTGCCGTGACGGATAGAAGAGATCAATTCTCTTTTTACTGTTCTTAAATCTTTCTTAGGCGTCAATTTACGGACCATTTCTTTATCGCCAGCAATCCGTGCCATATTAAGCATTCTTTCTAAATCTTGCTTAGAAAAAGTAAATAAATCCCTTCTTTTGCGAGAGCCTCTAGCAGCACGGGGTTTTGGAGTAACTTCTTGAGGATTACTGCTATTAATAATGTATTTATTAATCATATCAGCTAACTGTTGGGGATTCTCAGTTTTCATTTTTCGCATAGTAAAGTGGTGGATGTAACCTCCGGTTCCGATTGGTAAATAATGACATATATCATTTTCCTTTTTACCACCTACTTTTTTTGTAGCAGTCTGAATTAATTGCTCGAGTTGTTTATTATCCATTTTTTTCCTCAATATTGGTTTAAAATTCGGGCCAATGCCACAAGGCCCTTTGGCAATTTTGAATTACCTTTTGTAACAATAATTGTTACAATTTATCAATGCTTCAATTGTGAAATTTAAAATAAGCGATTCACTATTAAATTCATGTTATTAATTTCACAAGATTTTATTCGAAATGACTTAGTTATTCACTTTATTAACTTCATTAGAATGCTGTTTAAAATCAAAAAACAAATAATATCATTTTAAGAACTTTTGAATATTGTTGAAATTATTTTTAAATAAACAAGTATAAAAAATTAACTTCTTTCTATTGAATAACTTCATTGTCGCTTTTTTTTATTGGGAAATAAAGAGATATTTACAAATCTAGCCTTTATTAGACAATTTATTTTTGGATATTGATTTTTGACTAAGACAAGTATTAAGTCATCGAAGCTTAGTCAAGTTAATCGAAAAAATCTGTTATAGATTTGTAAAATTCTCTATCGAAGCAAATTATTGCTTCTCTTTAATTTATTAATGAAAATTTAAGAAATTATAAATTTTTGCGCAAGATAAATTAATCAGAAAAACTGTTTTTTTCTAATAATCTAATTTCAAAATTAAACGGTATAATTCCTGACTAAGCATAGAAGCAATA
This window contains:
- a CDS encoding protein translocase subunit SecDF — translated: MEKQKRWQFYLIVAVLAITLYNILPTLFFYSKPLKSSIDAPRAQHVASGIVERVNQTEVDSKEWLYSFCRLLGIKPISIDLVTTNNGLFQISFKNEQDAELFKRFLPRAGALIPFVPNQLELSSITANVDPTQVLVRRNVAVRLDASDMDKLFQFTPKYSHDHQIADLYREVIDDRVTQVALAIAGPSKTALQMFATTSEVGNDPSYDEIIITLAKEIVDVDNILGKNNPITKRYYETFSQLSSKEREGLNTKFIAKMETLSKKIKEKQASLYGDFSAEAAQNLAVSNNQIQALDSAVTIMRENEEFRKGKEPLTNENIQQLLKQNSNHEMQIVDLTGYHPFIKGLTINWESGLLLVNLYDDVQSLHFSEGKTEKDAFVKDRINQYLINDIARIARLSDETFKPNEESFVINFDNLTNSQSYLTLNLGYLADKIAQQVTDQIILSWSPAHADLIKDVYPIRSYNDYQTEKSEDQKLGLVVYAPAMYLAAAPTGFRTGSIYVIAKGMDALVQKYQEAPEAEENQVLATDFNQLNTLLQQMGFIGYPGSAFNLPKEFNKDYIFELNDYYSTLLKASREDFQAKGSKRFAVLDFSDVEQRLLTINKIDDRIQEDLLKWKESYNAAQVDLNLTSKYTVPAPTKNVYWENLKLSVVKFFRGDDRKVLKWGLDLSGGKTVRIGLLDQNGRTVTNPEDLKQAVNELYTRINKMGVAERTIRIENSNILLDFPGSQNLSASELVKASAMYFHIVNEKFGPLNTALAGAVNQFLQDIWNEAVVTNRRDIESINEIAWQHLGGDEESTITMRPRTDHAKILYENGLRLANPKNRVVTQAFDESLSTLAMFRGGDSAEWDNQTHPLLVVFHNFALEGSNLENIQPGYDATQGNILTFGIKRSFDSGEHASGSPRDNFFNWTSQFAEDKIAGTPKEVYSNGRGWRMAVILNGSIITAPSLNAALRDGGTISGRFSQREVTQLAADLKAGSLSFTPRILSEENVSPELGREERAKGIVASLVALALVVIAMIGYYHFAGFIASCAVLLNIFIMWGVLQNLGAALTLPGIAGIVLTIGMAVDANVLVFERIREEFKVTGRIASAIQAGYRKAFSAIIDSNITTIIAAIILIQFDSGPIKGFAVTLIIGIISSMFTALFMTRYFFAGWVKKPEHKQLSMAQFLKETHFDFLKQAKKAIVISLIVMGIGTYFLVSERKTIFGMDFTGGYSLTLDVAEKAEKPNYRLEAINAFLDKGASRRDFEVRELSRPNQLRIQLGTSMDEKGHPFYQMPEINPDSKYAFDYQKDPRLSWVVETLQSHGLDVQQSQLTTLQKNWTIMSGQFSDTMRNNAIIALGAALIAILIYITFRFEFKFAIGAVIGLVHDVIITLGILALFHAIGFPVQIDLQVVGAIMTIIGYSLNDTIIVFDRIREDMKTLRRLSFREIINHALNVTLSRTIMTSGTTLLVLLALVLLGGQSIFAFSLVMTVGVLVGTLSSLFIASPVMLYFHNKEVEHQHTESSVKRA
- a CDS encoding 2'-5' RNA ligase family protein, producing MNSYILAINIPSSIQRQLAQICYGIPNVNWLDSNEFYLQLRSFGQLSLEKLEEIQKCLNSLFFNSFSLQLKEIGHDHFKSQQGTIWVGANPILELIELKNQINKLLKELNLLPERHPNLKVFLGHYYKVHADRLLEYLMNHFLFQTPFFTATKCSLLLIKTTTKRTFMEVIEEYEAASPATGED